One part of the Dyadobacter sp. 676 genome encodes these proteins:
- a CDS encoding alpha/beta hydrolase gives METLNIIDPANDPAIFEDVKTFLNALNSGGGTPLEQLSPADARNVLVGAQNSVEVDLSGIETSQKTITEDGITVKLDIVKPAGTTEKLPVFIFIHGGGWVLGDFPTHKRIVRDLVVYSGAAAVFVNYTPSPEAKYPVAINEIYAATKWVAAHGNEMNVDGSRLVVAGNSVGGNMAAVTALKAKDNQGPEIKLQVLLWPVTDANFETGSYNQFAEGRFLTKNMMKWFWDNYTTNPEERKHRYASPLQATTEQLQGLPPALVQTAENDVLRDEGESYARKLEAAGVKTTLVRYQGLIHDYGLLNPLAHVPAVQGALLQAGAAIREALK, from the coding sequence ATGGAAACTCTGAATATCATCGACCCGGCCAACGACCCCGCTATTTTTGAAGACGTAAAAACCTTTCTGAATGCGTTGAACTCGGGAGGCGGTACCCCATTGGAGCAACTTTCGCCCGCCGATGCGCGTAATGTGCTCGTAGGTGCGCAAAACTCGGTAGAAGTAGATTTGTCCGGTATCGAAACCAGCCAAAAAACCATTACAGAAGATGGTATTACCGTTAAGCTCGATATCGTAAAACCCGCAGGTACTACCGAAAAACTGCCCGTGTTCATCTTCATTCACGGCGGAGGCTGGGTGCTGGGCGACTTCCCTACGCATAAACGCATCGTCCGCGACCTGGTGGTTTATTCGGGTGCCGCAGCGGTTTTCGTGAACTACACGCCGTCGCCGGAAGCTAAATATCCCGTGGCAATCAACGAGATATACGCAGCGACCAAATGGGTGGCAGCGCACGGCAACGAAATGAATGTGGACGGTAGCAGGCTGGTCGTGGCCGGTAACAGCGTCGGAGGCAACATGGCAGCGGTAACTGCCCTGAAAGCCAAAGACAATCAGGGGCCTGAAATAAAACTGCAAGTGCTGTTATGGCCGGTAACCGACGCCAATTTCGAAACCGGGTCGTACAACCAGTTCGCCGAAGGCCGCTTCCTGACCAAAAATATGATGAAATGGTTTTGGGACAATTACACCACCAATCCGGAAGAAAGAAAGCACCGCTATGCATCGCCGCTCCAGGCCACGACCGAACAGCTTCAGGGCCTTCCCCCCGCCCTTGTCCAAACAGCCGAAAACGACGTACTGCGCGACGAAGGTGAATCATACGCCCGCAAACTGGAAGCGGCCGGCGTTAAAACCACGTTGGTAAGATACCAGGGCCTTATCCACGACTACGGCTTGCTCAACCCGCTGGCCCACGTGCCTGCCGTGCAGGGCGCGCTGCTCCAGGCCGGAGCCGCTATCCGCGAGGCTTTGAAGTAA